One genomic segment of Chitinophaga sancti includes these proteins:
- a CDS encoding C40 family peptidase, translated as MRKMIKNKYIYSSGIQMIISVCPAVILMLNTLLLSLVFACNDVPIERGIDSTLIVAPVDTTTLTNKVLRFAKTLKGTPYKYGSTDPGVGVDCSGFITYVFNHFRIDVPRSSVGFTNEGRPVALSEAQPGDLILFTGTDSTVRTVGHMGIITQVGDSVVFIHSTSGKAYGVTETTLDKYYMGRFVKVIRYL; from the coding sequence ATGAGGAAGATGATAAAAAATAAGTATATTTACAGCAGTGGCATACAGATGATAATCTCCGTATGCCCTGCCGTTATACTTATGTTGAATACCTTATTGCTATCCTTAGTTTTTGCCTGTAATGATGTACCCATAGAACGGGGCATTGATTCTACGCTCATCGTAGCACCTGTAGATACTACTACCCTGACGAACAAGGTTCTCCGCTTTGCCAAAACGCTGAAAGGCACCCCTTATAAATATGGTTCGACCGATCCCGGCGTAGGTGTTGATTGCTCCGGATTTATTACGTATGTGTTTAATCATTTCAGGATCGATGTACCCCGAAGCAGTGTGGGATTTACCAATGAAGGCAGGCCTGTTGCACTGTCAGAGGCGCAACCTGGAGATCTGATCTTATTTACAGGCACTGATAGTACAGTTCGTACTGTTGGGCATATGGGAATTATTACGCAGGTAGGTGACAGTGTTGTGTTTATTCATTCTACGTCAGGGAAGGCGTATGGTGTTACGGAGACTACACTTGATAAGTATTATATGGGACGGTTTGTAAAGGTCATCAGATATCTATAG